From one Pseudactinotalea sp. HY158 genomic stretch:
- a CDS encoding acyltransferase domain-containing protein gives MTERPIEVFPPAPASAPRALTPERVRSRLADPALWDRLGFYPEDRAELDRLLEAIGPADLDRVAAATGPVLGLIGDRLGPQAKDFFDVLPDEPGRPRGLLPLLALAVTSPEVHAYGRRLGLSAEVAASGLRDLGQQVHVHRLVTGSFGLHTQWWLTVAWSGTLWWLGRLQFNVVRYDGRLHLSAHIPQTGPLTGVQESFDQARELAAGPLAGLDLAGFHCDSWLLDPNLSEALEGRGNIAAFQRLWQLREESRPADGDAIFFTFRTREQVGPEQLARLPQRTSLERAVVGRLRAGRHWSSRVGVIRPLRRATPPVT, from the coding sequence ATGACCGAGCGACCGATCGAGGTGTTCCCACCCGCTCCGGCGTCCGCGCCCCGCGCGCTGACGCCGGAGCGGGTGCGCTCCCGCCTGGCCGATCCGGCCCTGTGGGATCGGCTCGGCTTCTATCCCGAGGACCGCGCCGAGCTGGACCGCCTGCTCGAGGCGATCGGGCCGGCCGACCTCGACCGGGTCGCCGCCGCGACCGGCCCGGTCCTCGGGCTCATCGGCGACCGGCTCGGCCCACAGGCCAAGGACTTCTTCGACGTCCTGCCCGACGAGCCCGGCCGGCCCCGCGGACTCCTGCCGCTGCTGGCCCTCGCCGTCACGTCGCCGGAGGTGCACGCCTACGGCCGCCGGCTCGGCCTCTCCGCGGAGGTCGCGGCGAGCGGCCTGCGCGACCTGGGCCAGCAGGTGCACGTGCACCGCCTCGTCACGGGCTCCTTCGGCCTGCACACCCAATGGTGGCTCACGGTCGCCTGGTCGGGCACCCTGTGGTGGCTCGGCCGGCTGCAGTTCAACGTCGTCCGCTACGACGGCCGCCTCCACCTCTCGGCGCACATCCCCCAGACGGGCCCGCTCACCGGGGTGCAGGAGTCGTTCGACCAGGCGCGCGAGCTGGCCGCCGGACCGCTCGCAGGGCTCGACCTGGCCGGATTCCATTGCGATTCCTGGCTGCTCGACCCGAACCTGTCCGAGGCGCTCGAGGGCCGGGGGAACATCGCCGCGTTCCAGCGCCTGTGGCAGCTACGGGAGGAGTCCCGGCCGGCGGACGGCGACGCGATCTTCTTCACGTTCCGCACCCGCGAGCAGGTGGGCCCGGAGCAGCTGGCCCGGCTGCCGCAGCGCACCTCCCTCGAGCGGGCCGTGGTCGGGCGGCTCCGGGCGGGCCGGCACTGGTCCTCCCGCGTCGGGGTCATCCGCCCGCTCCGACGGGCGACGCCGCCGGTCACATGA
- a CDS encoding LLM class flavin-dependent oxidoreductase has translation MQFGIFTVGDVTTDPTTGRTPTERERIKAMVAIARHAEDVGLDVFATGEHHNPPFVPSSPTTMLGYIAAQTSRLLLTTSTTLITTNDPVKIAEDYAMLQHLADGRVDLMMGRGNTAPVYPWFGKDIRQGIPLAIENYALLRRLWEEDVVTWEGRFRTPLQQFTSTPRPLDGVAPFVWHGSIRSPQIAELAAYYGDGFFANHIFWPTEHFQSLIRLYRERYEHYGHGSADQAIVGLGGQIFIRKNSQDAVNEFRPYFDNAPVYGGGPSLEEFTEATPLTVGSPQEVVDRTLTFRDHFGDYQRQLFLIDHAGLPLRVVLEQLDELGEILPTLRAEFAKDRPAHVPDAPTHASLVESRRAAPGTAAAIGEPRQPVRDTVTGRAFDPAASS, from the coding sequence ATGCAGTTCGGAATCTTCACGGTCGGGGACGTCACCACGGACCCGACGACCGGTCGCACGCCGACCGAGCGCGAGCGGATCAAGGCGATGGTCGCGATCGCGAGACATGCCGAGGACGTGGGCCTCGACGTGTTCGCTACGGGCGAACACCACAATCCACCCTTCGTGCCGAGCTCGCCCACGACGATGCTCGGCTACATCGCGGCGCAGACCTCGAGGCTGCTGCTCACCACCTCGACCACGCTCATCACCACGAACGACCCGGTGAAGATCGCCGAGGACTACGCGATGCTCCAGCACCTGGCCGACGGCCGCGTCGACCTCATGATGGGCCGGGGCAACACCGCGCCCGTCTACCCGTGGTTCGGCAAGGACATCCGGCAGGGCATCCCGCTCGCGATCGAGAACTACGCGCTGCTGCGCCGCCTCTGGGAGGAGGACGTGGTCACGTGGGAGGGGCGCTTCCGCACCCCGCTCCAGCAGTTCACCTCGACGCCACGGCCTTTGGACGGCGTCGCCCCCTTCGTGTGGCACGGCTCCATCCGCAGCCCGCAGATCGCCGAGTTGGCCGCCTACTACGGCGACGGCTTCTTCGCGAACCACATCTTCTGGCCCACCGAGCACTTCCAGTCGCTCATCCGGCTCTACCGCGAGCGCTACGAACACTACGGTCACGGCAGCGCCGACCAGGCGATCGTCGGCCTCGGCGGGCAGATCTTCATCCGCAAGAACTCCCAGGACGCCGTGAACGAGTTCCGTCCCTACTTCGACAACGCGCCCGTCTACGGCGGCGGCCCCTCGCTCGAGGAGTTCACCGAGGCCACCCCGCTCACGGTCGGGTCCCCGCAGGAGGTCGTCGACCGCACGCTGACGTTCCGCGACCACTTCGGGGACTACCAGCGACAGCTCTTCCTCATCGATCATGCGGGCCTGCCGCTGCGGGTCGTGCTCGAGCAGCTGGACGAGCTGGGCGAGATCCTGCCGACCCTGCGCGCCGAGTTCGCGAAGGACCGGCCCGCCCACGTCCCGGACGCGCCGACGCACGCCTCCCTCGTCGAGTCCCGCCGGGCCGCGCCGGGCACCGCCGCCGCGATCGGGGAGCCGCGGCAGCCGGTCCGGGACACCGTGACCGGCCGCGCATTCGACCCCGCGGCGTCGTCGTGA
- a CDS encoding Rieske (2Fe-2S) protein has translation MSSQVCRRQVLAGAGVIAGVTLLGACSGESTALEPGIVLTPLADVPVGGSVTVTPEGGSPIVVGRPSEGTVVAVSAICTHQGCEVAPIDGEPQVLMCPCHHSEFETFTGDVLEGPAVDPLPEITVAVTGGNVVTA, from the coding sequence ATGTCTTCGCAGGTGTGCAGGCGTCAGGTTCTCGCGGGTGCCGGAGTGATCGCGGGCGTGACCCTGCTCGGGGCGTGCAGCGGCGAATCGACGGCGCTCGAGCCGGGGATCGTGCTCACGCCCCTGGCGGACGTGCCCGTCGGGGGATCCGTCACGGTGACGCCCGAAGGGGGCTCGCCGATCGTCGTGGGCCGTCCGTCCGAGGGCACCGTCGTGGCCGTGAGTGCGATCTGCACCCACCAGGGCTGCGAGGTGGCCCCGATCGACGGGGAACCGCAGGTCCTCATGTGCCCGTGCCACCATTCGGAGTTCGAGACCTTCACCGGCGACGTCCTCGAGGGGCCGGCGGTCGACCCGCTGCCGGAGATCACGGTCGCCGTCACCGGCGGGAACGTCGTGACCGCCTGA
- a CDS encoding vitamin K epoxide reductase family protein codes for MSDTHPSPATAGPLDPIDDQVPTRAPGGREFGWVALITGLLGLWASASLAIDYINRLVFGQDYVAACDINPMIGCGLFLDSDAASAFAIPNVVVGVAAFPVVITLAMLLLSRVELPRWIWRGAVVGGLFGIGFVTWLQYQALFVLSGLCPYCLVIWAVMIPLFVHIVARAGEAGALGFSAGVARQLVRNRWIIVVLWYLVVAAAILLVLGEALLAVM; via the coding sequence GTGAGCGACACACACCCGAGCCCCGCGACGGCCGGCCCGCTGGACCCGATCGACGACCAGGTCCCCACCCGGGCGCCGGGCGGCCGGGAGTTCGGCTGGGTCGCCCTCATCACCGGGCTCCTGGGCCTGTGGGCCTCGGCCTCGCTGGCGATCGACTACATCAACCGGCTCGTGTTCGGCCAGGACTACGTCGCCGCCTGCGACATCAACCCGATGATCGGCTGCGGCCTGTTCCTCGACAGCGACGCGGCCTCGGCCTTCGCGATCCCCAACGTCGTCGTCGGGGTGGCCGCCTTCCCGGTGGTGATCACGCTCGCGATGCTGCTGCTCAGCCGGGTCGAACTGCCCCGGTGGATCTGGCGTGGCGCCGTGGTCGGCGGACTCTTCGGGATCGGGTTCGTGACCTGGCTGCAGTATCAGGCGCTGTTCGTGCTGTCGGGCCTGTGCCCCTACTGCCTCGTCATCTGGGCCGTGATGATCCCGCTGTTCGTGCACATCGTCGCCCGCGCCGGCGAGGCGGGGGCGCTCGGCTTCTCCGCCGGGGTGGCCCGTCAGCTCGTGCGCAACCGCTGGATCATCGTCGTGCTGTGGTACCTCGTGGTCGCGGCCGCGATCCTGCTCGTGCTCGGTGAGGCGCTCCTCGCGGTCATGTGA
- a CDS encoding CE1759 family FMN reductase codes for MTSVVSLSGGFGYPSTTTALTDLLARAAEELDGADLTRLELRDLAGDLPDATLLGLPSERLDRALRAVEQADLIITASPVFRGSYAGLFKAFWDLVDPVAMKGKPVILGATGGSARHQLVIDQAMRPLFSYFGALVVPTAIYAAEEDWAAAGLPTPELADRARRAVAQAADLLPARATLRG; via the coding sequence ATGACTTCCGTCGTCTCACTCTCCGGAGGGTTCGGATACCCCTCCACCACGACCGCCCTGACCGACCTGCTCGCGCGCGCGGCCGAGGAGCTGGACGGCGCGGACCTCACCCGGCTCGAACTGCGAGACCTCGCGGGCGACCTCCCCGACGCGACCCTCCTCGGGCTGCCGAGCGAACGGCTCGACCGGGCGCTGCGGGCCGTCGAACAGGCCGACCTGATCATCACCGCCTCGCCGGTGTTCCGCGGGTCCTACGCCGGACTGTTCAAGGCGTTCTGGGACCTCGTGGACCCGGTCGCGATGAAGGGCAAGCCCGTGATCCTCGGCGCGACCGGCGGATCGGCGCGCCACCAGCTCGTGATCGACCAGGCCATGCGGCCGCTGTTCTCCTACTTCGGAGCGCTCGTCGTGCCCACCGCGATCTATGCCGCGGAGGAGGACTGGGCGGCCGCCGGCCTGCCCACCCCCGAACTCGCCGATCGTGCCCGCCGCGCCGTGGCCCAGGCCGCCGACCTCCTGCCCGCCCGGGCGACCCTGCGGGGCTGA
- the gndA gene encoding NADP-dependent phosphogluconate dehydrogenase produces the protein MSTVGTAHVGVIGLAVMGRNLARNIASHGHTVALYNRTQARTDDLMASHGDEGSFVPAAELAEFVASLERPRRIIIMVQAGPATDATIDSLIPLLEEGDIVVDGGNAHYEDTRRREQALRTRGLHFVGAGISGGEEGALNGPSIMPGGSLESYAALGPILEDIAARYDGEPCCAHMGPDGAGHFVKMVHNGIEYADMQFIAEAYDLLRAAGLSVAEISEAFREWNTGDLDSFLIEITSTVLDQLDPRTGAPLVDVVVDAAGQKGTGTWTVQSALGLGVPVNTIGESVFARAVSSHPDLRAAGREHLSGPDRRVERTDSLVEDVRQALWASKVVAYAQGLDQIRTASLEYGWDIDVAEVAKIWRAGCIIRARLLERIRSEYAGGNLPTLLAAPSIVTGLTAAQDGWRRVVATAAIAGVPAPGFGAALSYYDSVRAERLPASLIQGLRDFFGAHTYRRVDDEGSFHIEWTADRSESRIS, from the coding sequence ATGAGCACTGTCGGAACCGCCCACGTCGGGGTGATCGGCCTCGCGGTCATGGGGCGCAACCTCGCCCGGAACATCGCGAGCCACGGCCACACGGTCGCGCTGTACAACCGCACCCAGGCCCGCACGGACGACCTCATGGCCTCCCACGGGGACGAGGGATCCTTCGTGCCGGCCGCCGAACTGGCCGAGTTCGTGGCGAGCCTCGAGCGCCCGCGCCGGATCATCATCATGGTCCAGGCCGGTCCGGCCACCGACGCCACGATCGACTCCCTCATCCCGCTGCTCGAGGAGGGCGACATCGTCGTCGACGGCGGGAACGCCCACTACGAGGACACCCGTCGCCGGGAGCAGGCACTGCGCACGCGCGGCCTGCACTTCGTGGGCGCCGGCATCTCCGGCGGCGAGGAGGGCGCGCTCAACGGGCCCTCGATCATGCCCGGCGGATCGCTCGAGTCGTATGCGGCGCTCGGCCCCATCCTCGAGGACATCGCCGCCCGCTACGACGGTGAGCCGTGCTGCGCCCACATGGGCCCCGACGGCGCCGGCCACTTCGTCAAGATGGTGCACAACGGCATCGAGTACGCCGACATGCAGTTCATCGCCGAGGCCTACGACCTGCTGCGGGCCGCGGGCCTGAGCGTCGCCGAGATCTCGGAGGCGTTCCGCGAGTGGAACACCGGCGACCTCGACTCCTTCCTCATCGAGATCACCTCGACCGTGCTCGACCAGCTCGACCCGCGCACGGGCGCCCCGCTCGTCGACGTGGTCGTGGACGCGGCCGGCCAGAAGGGCACCGGCACGTGGACCGTGCAGAGCGCCCTCGGTCTCGGTGTGCCGGTCAACACGATCGGCGAATCGGTCTTCGCCCGCGCGGTCTCCAGCCACCCCGACCTGCGGGCCGCCGGCCGGGAGCACCTGAGCGGGCCCGACCGCCGGGTCGAGCGCACCGACTCCCTCGTCGAGGACGTGCGCCAGGCGCTGTGGGCGTCCAAGGTCGTCGCCTACGCCCAGGGGCTCGACCAGATCCGCACCGCCTCCCTCGAGTACGGCTGGGACATCGACGTGGCCGAGGTGGCCAAGATCTGGCGGGCCGGCTGCATCATCCGGGCGCGCCTGCTCGAGCGCATCCGGTCCGAGTACGCCGGCGGGAACCTGCCGACCCTGCTCGCCGCGCCGAGCATCGTCACCGGCCTCACGGCCGCGCAGGACGGCTGGCGCCGGGTCGTCGCCACCGCGGCCATCGCGGGCGTGCCCGCCCCGGGCTTCGGTGCGGCCCTGTCCTATTACGACTCGGTGCGCGCCGAGCGCCTGCCCGCCTCGCTCATCCAGGGCCTGCGGGACTTCTTCGGCGCCCACACGTATCGGCGGGTGGACGACGAGGGGTCCTTCCACATCGAGTGGACCGCCGACCGCAGCGAGAGCCGCATCTCCTGA
- a CDS encoding DUF2249 domain-containing protein, which produces MTSYELDARVIPHADRHSTILATFDALAVQESFVLVNDHDPVPLRGLFEREYPRGYDWEYLDEAPEWRIRITMLAATPLPRLLADTADLAGPTAEADLFGAVWRLDVAERDLDANVIAIAPEGRIATHAGPDLDVLLHVIAGSGRVVTERDVVPLGPGGLVWLPRRSQRSIEAGPDGLRYLSVHRRKPGLSIRSTR; this is translated from the coding sequence ATGACCTCCTACGAGCTCGACGCCCGCGTGATCCCCCACGCCGACCGGCACTCGACCATCCTCGCCACGTTCGATGCGCTCGCGGTGCAGGAGTCGTTCGTCCTCGTCAACGATCACGATCCCGTTCCGCTGCGCGGCCTGTTCGAACGCGAGTATCCGCGCGGCTACGACTGGGAGTACCTGGACGAGGCCCCCGAATGGCGGATCCGGATCACGATGCTCGCGGCTACGCCGCTGCCGCGGCTGCTGGCCGATACCGCCGACCTGGCCGGGCCCACGGCGGAGGCGGACCTGTTCGGGGCGGTCTGGCGGCTCGACGTGGCCGAACGCGACCTGGACGCCAACGTCATCGCGATCGCGCCGGAGGGCAGGATCGCCACCCACGCCGGCCCCGACCTCGACGTGCTCCTGCACGTGATCGCCGGTTCGGGCAGGGTCGTCACCGAGCGCGACGTGGTGCCGCTCGGCCCGGGCGGCCTCGTGTGGCTTCCCCGCCGCTCGCAGCGTTCCATCGAGGCCGGCCCGGACGGATTGCGCTACCTCTCGGTGCATCGGCGCAAGCCCGGCCTGAGCATCCGATCCACGCGCTGA
- a CDS encoding metallophosphoesterase — protein sequence MTAPSAPEGKAGKNGTDGKNGTDGTDVPDIPAEAEQHSWWVRLHPWARRSIRASIAFVVTGLVAVVGGVLTADHEGSLGPHIAEYSMTLNHEITVNMGPLGSLILDSPLPLGLGVDVLVERIPDELSIGGEEVPAGPGDAIAGLTEDLNSYVQFFTDPATTIRTAAFGLASNAVLRTFLYWSILLTVIMLSRLTAHGLFRNAVASAWRRPDIRAVTIGLVLALAVAPAVSVTKGSAGVGHTSSVLANTPLADARITGRLGELIDHYGQVVIDAINKNSEFYDVVEANLRDAYAADSAPHAPRTPPLPAPTMSPDASPAPGDGASEAPSGAASTPTATPEPTGDDLGGPTGAADGSGDGDRTGDEETPPGTAGPDGIRAVDEEDVATIVIVSDLHCNVGMGKVIGAAAQEAEADLIVNLGDTVMGGTAVEAICVNAFADGFGDLPVVVADGNHDSDVTADQERGHGWTVLDGKPVVIEGIRFLGDTDPTLTSLGAPTRQVGPETIPEIGDRLRDEACELAAGGDPVDMLLMHNPRGTEAALKSGCVPLALAGHYHRRIGPWQRGLGVQYVSSSSGGATYKVPTIGPLNAPATITVMRWDRATHTPLSFRTIIADPDQSVDLSPWFAFPARPDHEVELEWPAPGQGPWS from the coding sequence ATGACCGCGCCATCCGCCCCCGAGGGGAAGGCCGGCAAGAACGGCACCGACGGCAAGAACGGCACGGACGGGACCGACGTCCCTGACATCCCCGCGGAGGCCGAGCAGCACAGCTGGTGGGTGCGGCTGCACCCGTGGGCCCGGCGCTCGATCCGGGCGAGCATCGCCTTCGTCGTCACGGGCCTCGTGGCGGTCGTGGGCGGGGTGCTCACGGCCGACCACGAGGGCTCGCTCGGGCCCCACATCGCCGAGTACTCGATGACGCTCAACCACGAGATCACCGTGAACATGGGCCCGCTCGGATCGCTCATCCTCGACTCCCCGCTCCCGCTCGGCCTCGGTGTCGACGTGCTCGTCGAGCGGATCCCCGACGAGCTCTCGATCGGCGGGGAGGAGGTGCCCGCCGGCCCGGGGGACGCGATCGCGGGGCTCACCGAGGACCTGAACAGCTACGTGCAGTTCTTCACCGACCCGGCCACGACGATCCGCACCGCCGCGTTCGGGCTCGCCTCGAACGCGGTGCTGCGCACGTTCCTCTACTGGTCGATCCTGCTCACGGTCATCATGCTCAGCCGACTGACGGCGCACGGCCTGTTCCGCAACGCCGTCGCCTCGGCCTGGCGTCGCCCCGACATCCGGGCCGTGACCATCGGCCTCGTCCTCGCCCTGGCCGTCGCGCCGGCGGTCTCGGTGACGAAGGGTTCCGCCGGCGTGGGGCACACGTCCTCGGTCCTCGCGAACACGCCGCTGGCCGACGCCCGGATCACCGGCCGGCTCGGCGAGCTGATCGACCACTACGGGCAGGTCGTCATCGACGCGATCAACAAGAATTCGGAGTTCTACGACGTGGTCGAGGCGAACCTGCGCGACGCCTACGCCGCCGATTCCGCCCCGCACGCCCCGCGGACCCCGCCGCTGCCGGCTCCGACGATGAGCCCGGACGCGAGCCCGGCACCCGGAGACGGAGCCTCCGAGGCCCCCTCGGGGGCGGCGTCGACGCCCACCGCCACGCCGGAGCCCACGGGCGACGACCTCGGCGGTCCCACGGGCGCCGCCGACGGCAGCGGGGACGGCGACCGGACCGGTGACGAGGAGACGCCGCCGGGCACGGCCGGGCCGGACGGGATCCGCGCCGTGGACGAGGAGGACGTCGCCACGATCGTCATCGTCTCCGACCTGCACTGCAACGTGGGGATGGGCAAGGTCATCGGAGCCGCCGCCCAGGAGGCGGAGGCCGACCTCATCGTCAACCTCGGGGACACGGTCATGGGCGGCACCGCCGTCGAGGCGATCTGCGTCAACGCCTTCGCCGACGGCTTCGGGGACCTGCCGGTGGTCGTGGCCGACGGCAACCACGACTCGGACGTGACGGCCGACCAGGAACGCGGCCACGGATGGACCGTGCTCGACGGCAAGCCGGTCGTGATCGAGGGGATCCGCTTCCTCGGCGACACGGACCCCACCCTCACCTCCCTCGGCGCGCCGACCCGCCAGGTGGGGCCGGAGACGATCCCGGAGATCGGCGACCGGCTCCGCGACGAGGCGTGCGAGCTGGCGGCGGGCGGCGACCCGGTCGACATGCTCCTCATGCACAACCCCCGGGGCACGGAGGCCGCGCTCAAGAGCGGCTGCGTGCCGCTGGCCCTCGCCGGCCACTACCACCGCCGGATCGGACCGTGGCAGCGGGGGCTCGGCGTGCAGTACGTCAGCTCGTCCTCGGGCGGGGCCACGTACAAGGTGCCCACGATCGGACCCCTGAACGCGCCCGCGACGATCACGGTGATGCGCTGGGACCGTGCCACCCACACGCCCCTGAGCTTCCGCACGATCATCGCCGACCCGGATCAGAGCGTCGACCTGTCCCCGTGGTTCGCCTTCCCCGCCCGGCCCGACCACGAGGTCGAACTCGAGTGGCCGGCCCCCGGGCAGGGTCCGTGGAGCTGA
- a CDS encoding NAD(P)/FAD-dependent oxidoreductase, whose product MSEESGSGTVIVGAGLAAAHVASTLTGGGYTGPITLIGDEGERPYERPPLSKEALQGTADYADAYVHDEAWYREAGIALHLDDAAVAIDRAARTVRLTSGATVGYGRLVLATGAHARALPVPGADADGVFMLRRMADSKRLRDVLTTGARVVIVGGGWIGLEVAAAAVLAGASVTVLEAGEAPLGRILGSVLGDHFAGLHRAHGVDLRTRASVVEIVTTEGRATGVRLDSGEELPADVVLVGIGAVPNTELASAAGLDVDGGVLTDEHLVTSDPAVLAIGDVANAHNSLRGERLRVEHWDNAIRHGTLAGRVILGENATYDWQPYFFTDQYNLGMEYVGLGSGSDILVVRGDLTAAEAAGEFIAFWLREGVVTAAMNVNIWDVNDDLRALIGRRIEPGRLADDGIGLADLA is encoded by the coding sequence ATGTCCGAGGAGTCCGGCAGCGGAACAGTGATCGTCGGAGCGGGGCTGGCGGCCGCGCACGTCGCATCGACCCTCACCGGCGGCGGCTACACCGGGCCGATCACGCTCATCGGCGACGAGGGGGAGCGGCCCTACGAGCGCCCGCCGCTGTCGAAGGAGGCGCTCCAGGGCACCGCCGATTATGCCGACGCCTACGTCCACGACGAGGCCTGGTACCGGGAGGCCGGGATCGCGCTGCACCTGGACGACGCCGCGGTCGCGATCGATCGCGCCGCCCGCACCGTCCGGCTGACCTCCGGTGCCACCGTGGGTTACGGACGGCTCGTGCTCGCCACGGGGGCCCACGCCCGCGCGCTGCCCGTCCCCGGCGCCGACGCCGACGGCGTGTTCATGTTGCGGCGGATGGCCGACTCGAAGCGCCTGCGGGACGTGCTGACGACGGGTGCCCGGGTCGTCATCGTCGGCGGCGGCTGGATCGGGCTCGAGGTCGCGGCCGCGGCGGTGCTCGCCGGCGCGTCCGTCACCGTGCTCGAGGCCGGCGAGGCCCCGCTCGGCCGGATCCTCGGGTCCGTGCTCGGCGATCACTTCGCCGGCCTGCACCGCGCCCACGGCGTGGACCTGCGCACCCGGGCGAGCGTCGTGGAGATCGTCACCACCGAGGGCCGGGCCACGGGCGTGCGCCTCGACTCGGGTGAGGAACTGCCCGCGGACGTCGTGCTCGTGGGAATCGGCGCCGTGCCGAACACGGAGCTCGCCTCCGCCGCCGGTCTCGACGTCGACGGCGGCGTGCTGACCGACGAGCACCTGGTCACGAGCGATCCGGCCGTGCTCGCGATCGGCGACGTGGCCAACGCCCACAACAGCCTGCGCGGGGAGCGCCTGCGCGTCGAGCACTGGGACAACGCGATCCGGCACGGCACCCTCGCCGGCAGGGTCATCCTCGGCGAGAACGCGACCTACGACTGGCAGCCGTATTTCTTCACCGACCAGTACAACCTCGGCATGGAGTACGTGGGCCTGGGAAGCGGCAGCGACATCCTCGTGGTCCGCGGGGACCTCACCGCGGCCGAGGCGGCGGGGGAGTTCATCGCGTTCTGGCTGCGAGAGGGCGTCGTCACCGCGGCGATGAACGTGAACATCTGGGACGTGAACGACGACCTGCGGGCGCTCATCGGGCGACGGATCGAGCCCGGCCGGCTCGCCGACGACGGCATCGGCCTCGCCGACCTGGCCTGA
- a CDS encoding MarR family winged helix-turn-helix transcriptional regulator: MSVATGLDRPPTPRAASAAWEALLRTQAALMAGFEAGGDFDPLSAREYDVLFRLAGSPGGRLAMRELVTGALVSQPGISRLVDRLTAAGLTRREPDARDGRAIVVVLTPRGRALQRELGRRHVRSITARLAPLSEREARLLQALCTRLTDALAVPDHADRPDRTAWEDAS; this comes from the coding sequence GTGAGCGTGGCCACCGGCCTCGACCGGCCGCCGACGCCCCGCGCCGCGAGCGCGGCCTGGGAGGCGCTGCTGCGCACCCAGGCCGCCCTCATGGCCGGCTTCGAGGCCGGGGGAGACTTCGACCCGCTCTCCGCCCGCGAGTACGACGTGCTCTTCCGCCTCGCCGGCTCGCCCGGCGGCCGGCTGGCGATGCGCGAGCTCGTCACCGGCGCCCTCGTCTCCCAGCCGGGCATCTCGCGCCTGGTCGACCGGCTCACCGCCGCCGGCCTGACCCGGCGCGAACCCGACGCCCGGGACGGACGGGCGATCGTCGTCGTCCTCACGCCGCGCGGGCGCGCGCTCCAACGCGAGCTGGGACGCCGGCACGTCCGCTCGATCACGGCCCGGCTGGCCCCGCTGAGCGAGCGCGAGGCGCGGCTGCTGCAGGCGCTGTGCACGCGACTGACCGACGCCCTCGCCGTCCCCGACCACGCCGACCGCCCCGATCGCACCGCATGGGAGGATGCCTCATGA